CCGCTGGCGATCGCCGCGCGCCAAAGGCGCATGCGCCGCAATTTTCAAGGCTACACGATTGACGCCGCCGACGCGCTGCTGCCGTTTGGCGTTTCGTCCATCGGGCGTCTTCCGGAGGGCTATGTCGGCAACGCCACCGATCTTGCGGGATGGCGACGCGCGATCGAGTCAGGTCGTTTTGCAACGACGCGCGGCGTCGCGTTCACGCGCGAGGATATCGCCCGCGCGGATCTGATCGAGCGCCTCATGTGCGATTTCGACGTCGACTACGGCGCGGCGGCTGCGCGTCATGGCTATGCGGAAGACGCCTTCGACGCTGCGCAGGCGTCGCTCGACGCTCTCGCGAACGACGGCGTCATCGACATACAGGACCGGCGACTCGCCGTCACCGAACGCGGAAAGCCCTTCGTTCGCCTTGTCGCGGCGGCCTTTGACGCCTACCTGCAGTCAGCGTCGGCGCGCCATTCCGCGGCGGTGTGAAGACGATTCGGCAAGGAGGCGCTCATGACGCCGCTTACGCTTTTTCTCGCAAAGCTGATCGGCGCTTACGCTCTGATCATGTCCGCCTGGATGCTGGTGCGCAGGGACGTGGCGCTGCAGATGATCGAGAGCGTTTCGCGCGAGCCCGTCGCCATCGCCTTCGTCGGCATGATACGCCTCGCGATCGGTCTCGCCATCGTGATCGGCCACGACATTTGGAGCGACATGGTCGCGGCGCTCGTCTCGCTTGTCGGCTGGATTACGCTGATCAGCGGTTTCCTGACGCTGTTTCTGCCGCCGCAGACGGTGCACGACATTTTCGCCCGAATGGCCTATGAAAAGCGCTATCCCGTGTTTGCGCTCGTGTCCTTCGCGCTCGGCGGCGCGCTGCTGATCGCGGGCTTCAGCGCCTGACAAGGGTGATAATGGCGCTTGTTCGCCGGCGTCGCCTCGGCCATCGTGACGCCTGGATTCGACGCCGTAGCCCATGCCCATCTGGACGCCCGAACAGGATCAAGCGCTGACCTCCGTCGCGCGCTGGCTTGAAACGCCCGGCGCGCGGCAGGTGTTTCGGCTGTTCGGATACGCCGGAACGGGCAAATCGACGCTCGCGCGTCATCTCGCCGAACATGTCGACGGCGATGTCGCCTTCGCAGCCTTCACCGGCAAGGCGGCGCTCGTCATGCGCTCCAAGGGCTGCAAGGACGCGCGCACGATTCACAGCCTCATCTATCGCGCGACCGACACTGAGACCGAAGAGCCGTCCTTCGTTCTCAACGACGACAGCGCCGCGGCGCATGCGAAACTCATCGTGGTCGATGAATGCTCGATGGTCGACGAGGAGCTCGGCCGCGATCTTCTCTCCTTCGGCAAGAAGGTGTTGGTGCTCGGCGATCCGGCGCAATTGCCGCCGGTGAAAGGCGGCGGCTTCTTCACCGACGCCGAGCCTGACGTGATGCTGACGGAAGTGCATCGGCAGGCGGCGGACAATCCGATCATCCGCCTGTCAATGGCGATCCGCGCCGGCGAAGGCGTCGAACGCGGCGTCTTCGGCGATACGCGCGTCATTAGCCGTGACTCGCTCGATCCCGCGCTGGTGACCGGCGCCGATCAGGTGCTCGTCGGCCTGAACAGAACGCGGCGCGCCTATAACGGACGCCTTCGCCAGCTGCGCGGCTTTTCGGGCGAGTTGCCGCAGTCCGGCGAGAAGCTTGTCTGCTTGCGCAACAATCGCAAGAAGGGACTTCTGAACGGCGCGCTGTTTACGGTAAAGAGCGCCGGGGCCCTGCGCCGCGGCAAAGTGAGAATGCTGGTGACGCCGGAAGATGGCGATGCCGCTAAATTTCAGCGCGTGGCGGTCGTTCCGCAACTGTTCGGCGCGGAAAGCGATATTCCTTATGCGCTTCGCAAGGATTCGGACGAGTTCGATTTCGGTTATGCGCTCACCGTCCATAAGGCCCAGGGTTCGCAATGGGACGACGTGACGCTTTTCGATGAGTCCTTCGCCTTCCGCGAACATCGGGCGCGGTGGCTCTACACGGGCGTGACGCGCGCCGCGAAGAGACTGACGCTCGTCATGTGACGCTTAGAGCAGGTTCCGAAAAAGTTGACAGACTTTTTCGATGAACCTGCTCCAACATTTTGATGTTGAGCGATTCCTTATCGATCACATGATGCCATGTGATCGGGAAGCGCTCTAGAACGAAGCCCGCTGTCGTCGCGTCCGTTGCGGCGAAGCTGGAATTTATTTTCCCCAGGCGTCGATGGCGTCGGCGAAGACGCGCTCGCCAGAGGGGCCTTTTTCCATGTTGATCGTCGCCGCGCGGCCGTCGGTGAGCTGCATCGGCAGGTCGATCGCCGCGAGCGACCGCAACAGGAGAATATTGCGCGCCTCGTGGTCGCCGCGCATCAGGCCGATGAGGAAATTATTCTCGGTGATCGGCACGGGAATGCCGGCGACTTTTTCTCCCGACTGTGCATCGGAGCGGCGCATCTGGATGGGGCCGATGGCCTTGACGCCGCCGATGGGACTGCCGGGCGCCACCGTGAACG
This window of the Methylocystis hirsuta genome carries:
- a CDS encoding ATP-dependent DNA helicase produces the protein MPIWTPEQDQALTSVARWLETPGARQVFRLFGYAGTGKSTLARHLAEHVDGDVAFAAFTGKAALVMRSKGCKDARTIHSLIYRATDTETEEPSFVLNDDSAAAHAKLIVVDECSMVDEELGRDLLSFGKKVLVLGDPAQLPPVKGGGFFTDAEPDVMLTEVHRQAADNPIIRLSMAIRAGEGVERGVFGDTRVISRDSLDPALVTGADQVLVGLNRTRRAYNGRLRQLRGFSGELPQSGEKLVCLRNNRKKGLLNGALFTVKSAGALRRGKVRMLVTPEDGDAAKFQRVAVVPQLFGAESDIPYALRKDSDEFDFGYALTVHKAQGSQWDDVTLFDESFAFREHRARWLYTGVTRAAKRLTLVM